GGCTGAAGCTGTGCTCCACAACGGCAAGCTGCTCCACAGACTCCAGCTTGACGCCGAATCTGCGCCCCGCCCAGACGGCGATATCCTCATCCAGCGGACATTCCGGCAGACTCCACAGACCACCCCAGATGCCGCTGGGCGGACGTCTGTGCAGCAGCACCCGATCCTGCTCGTCGCGCAGGATCAGCAGGCGGCAGGCCCGTTGTGGCAGGGCCTTGCTGGGGCGGCGACCGGGAAACTCGGCGGTGCGGCCTTGCAGCCGGGCGCTGCAGATGCCACTCAGCGGACAGGGCGCGCAATCGGGCTTGCTGCGGCTGCACAGGCTGGCACCCAGGTCCATCAGGGCCTGGTTGTAGGGGCCACAACCCTGCTCCGGCAACAACTGCTCGGCCAGTTGCCACAGCTGGCGCTGTACCGCCGCCTGGCTGGGATGGCCCGCGATGGCAAAGCAGCGCGCCAGTACCCGCTTGACGTTGCCATCCAGAATCGGCTGACACTGGCCCAGGGCCAGGGAGAGTATGGCTCCGGCGGTGGAGCGACCTATGCCCGGCAAGGCCATGAGCGGTTCCAGCTGCTGCGGCACCCGGCCGCCGTGTTCGGCAAGAACCCTGCCGGCCGCTTGGTGCAGATTGCGTGCCCGGGCGTAATAACCCAGTCCGGTCCATAGGTGCAGCACCTCGTCCTGATCCGCCTGCGCCAAGTCGGGCAGATCGGCAAAACGCTGGCAAAAGCGCCGGAAATAGGGGATGACGGTGCGCACCTGAGTCTGCTGCAGCATGATCTCCGACACCCAAACCCGGTAGGGGGTCGGGTCCTGCTGCCAGGGCAGATCCCTGCGCCCGTGCCGGGCATACCAGGCCAGCAGGCGTGGGGCAAATCCTGACTGGATCATGTCCTGCGCCGCAGATTGTATGGGTTTATGGGGTATGGATTCATCTGTGGGCCTGTTGAGGTTCGGCGGCCCTGGCGGGCGGGATTTACGACGGACGGATCTCGGGCTTGCCGGATCAGAATGGGCACCCAGCCACAGCGCGGCGGTATAATAGGACAAGAACCTTGCTCACCGAAGCCCGAACCCTGGAGAACCATGCGCCAACATCTTCTCTGCGCCGACATCGGCGCCACCCATGCCCGCTTTGCGGTCGTGGCCGTCTGCGCCGACCGATTGGAGGTCGTGCAACGGCTTAAGCTGTCCAGCGCGGCCCATGCCAGCGTGGCCGATCTGGTCGCGGCGGCACGGCGAGGGCTGCCCTTTGCCTTCACCGCCATCGCCCTGGCCCTGCCCGGCCCGGTCACCGACGGCTGCTGCCGCGTTACCCTGCTGCCCTGGCAGGTCTGCGAGGCCGAGATTGAACAGGCCAGCGGCCTGCCCTGTCGCCTGCTCAATGACCTGGAGGCCCAGGGCTGGGGTATCGCCGAGCTGGATCGCGACCAACTGCTGGCGCTGACCCCCCAGCGCCCGGGTCGGCCCGGCAATCGCTGCATCCTCGCCCCCGGTTCCGATCTGGGCGAGGCCATAATCTACTGGGATGGCCAACGACACCGGCCCTTCCCCACCGAGGGAGGACATTGCGACTTTGCCCCCAGCGACGGGCTGGAGTGGCGGCTGGCGGAACTCCTGCGGGAGCAATACGGCCAGGCGCGTTGGGGTGATCTGCTGTCCGGCCGAGGCATTGTCTCCCTGTATCGCCTGCTGTCGAATGACAGCAGCTGTTGCAAAAGCGGTGAGGACGTAGCCGAGCTGGCGGTTCAGGGCGAGGCCGCCGCGCAGCAGGCCATAGAGCGCTTCCTGCGCCTGCTGGGACGGGAGGCGGCCAACCTGGCGCTCACCTCCATGGCGCTCAATGGCGTCTATATCGCCGGTGGCATAGTCCCGGCCCTGCCCCGCTCCTGGCTGATGCGACTGACCCCGGCAAGCTTTGACAACAAACCCTCCATGGGGCATCTACTAGGCGACATACCCCTGTATCTGATCGACTCGGACAACCTGGGCATACTCGGCTGCGCCCGGTTTTTGTGCGCTGGTTCACAAAACGGTGAAAAATAACGGCAAGCTATTTGCCATGGCCTTCCCGCCTGCCTATGATGAGTCCATGGAGTACAGATTATGAATATAGGTGCAGTCAACAACTCGGCCCTGCTTGGCATACAGCGCGGTTTCGATAACATGAACCGCGATGCCGCCAAGATCGCCAGCGCCACCGCTGTCAGTGCCGCTGAGGCCCCAGCGCGGGAGGATCTGACCCGCACCCTGGTGGGGCTGCAAGAGAACAGCAGCAACGTGCAGGCCTCCACCAAGGCCTTTTCCACGCAAAACCGCATGCTCGGCATGTTCCTCGACGAAGTGGCCTGACAGGCCAGCGCTTCGCCCATCCTCAAATC
This is a stretch of genomic DNA from gamma proteobacterium SS-5. It encodes these proteins:
- the mutY gene encoding A/G-specific adenine glycosylase; this encodes MIQSGFAPRLLAWYARHGRRDLPWQQDPTPYRVWVSEIMLQQTQVRTVIPYFRRFCQRFADLPDLAQADQDEVLHLWTGLGYYARARNLHQAAGRVLAEHGGRVPQQLEPLMALPGIGRSTAGAILSLALGQCQPILDGNVKRVLARCFAIAGHPSQAAVQRQLWQLAEQLLPEQGCGPYNQALMDLGASLCSRSKPDCAPCPLSGICSARLQGRTAEFPGRRPSKALPQRACRLLILRDEQDRVLLHRRPPSGIWGGLWSLPECPLDEDIAVWAGRRFGVKLESVEQLAVVEHSFSHFQLQMHPCQTRITGGTLAVMETELIWYNLGQPEKIGLAAPVARLLARLQAQLQTSG
- a CDS encoding glucokinase, coding for MRQHLLCADIGATHARFAVVAVCADRLEVVQRLKLSSAAHASVADLVAAARRGLPFAFTAIALALPGPVTDGCCRVTLLPWQVCEAEIEQASGLPCRLLNDLEAQGWGIAELDRDQLLALTPQRPGRPGNRCILAPGSDLGEAIIYWDGQRHRPFPTEGGHCDFAPSDGLEWRLAELLREQYGQARWGDLLSGRGIVSLYRLLSNDSSCCKSGEDVAELAVQGEAAAQQAIERFLRLLGREAANLALTSMALNGVYIAGGIVPALPRSWLMRLTPASFDNKPSMGHLLGDIPLYLIDSDNLGILGCARFLCAGSQNGEK